In one Bradyrhizobium cosmicum genomic region, the following are encoded:
- a CDS encoding SRPBCC family protein yields MTEAAAEMRSVVIEREFAAPAERIWRALTQPHLIEEWLMKNDFKPSVGHRFNLRGEWGGVLDCEVLAIEPQRMLAYTWNFSHADAAFDLKSVVTFTLTPTGAGTHLRVEQAGFSPTQKQAYGGAHAGWKQFLAKLDEVLARVE; encoded by the coding sequence ATGACAGAAGCCGCAGCCGAGATGCGCTCCGTGGTGATCGAGCGCGAATTTGCCGCCCCGGCGGAGCGGATCTGGCGCGCGCTGACGCAGCCGCATCTGATCGAGGAATGGCTGATGAAGAACGACTTCAAGCCCTCGGTCGGTCATCGCTTCAACCTTCGCGGCGAATGGGGCGGCGTGCTGGACTGCGAGGTGCTCGCCATCGAGCCGCAGCGCATGCTCGCCTACACCTGGAACTTCTCGCATGCGGACGCGGCCTTCGATCTGAAGAGCGTGGTGACCTTCACGCTCACCCCGACGGGCGCGGGCACTCACCTGCGCGTCGAGCAAGCCGGCTTCAGCCCGACACAGAAGCAGGCCTATGGCGGCGCACATGCCGGCTGGAAGCAATTTCTCGCCAAGCTGGACGAGGTGCTGGCGCGGGTTGAGTAG
- a CDS encoding FAD-dependent oxidoreductase, translating to MKPTDIAAPDYFHKVVDCQWACPAHTPVPEYIRLIAQGRYSDAYMINWKSNVFPGILGRTCDRPCEPACRRGRVEETPVAICRLKRVAADFKDDITQRLPRPSAKNGKRVAFVGGGPASLTVARDLAPLGYHCTVFDGDPEAGGMMRTQIPKFRLPNSVIDEETGYILGLGVDFKGGHRIESMKALLAEKYDAIFVGSGAPRGRELDIPGRKEAAGNIHIGIDWLSSVSFGHTDKIGKRVIVLGGGNTAMDCCRTARRLGGEDVKVIVRSGFEEMKASPWEKEDALHEDIPILNFLVPVAFVHDNGKLTGITFQKVKAEYDAKGKRNLVPSGEPDQTIACDDVLVAVGQENAFPWIERDCGIEFDKWNMPKVDPKTFVSTNPKVFFGGDAAFGPKNIIWAVAQGHDAALSIHKLLSGEDITERPLPEVQISSQKMGIHEWSYDNDISNDKRFKVPHRDKVIALKDIRTEVELGYDVKLALGEAERCLNCDVQTVFSTSLCIECDACVDICPMDCITFTNNGEEADLRQRLKAPSLHPDQDLYVSSDLKTGRVMVKDEDVCLHCGLCAERCPTGAWDMQKYLIEMTHAGSTCPTKSRSAA from the coding sequence ATGAAACCGACCGATATTGCGGCCCCCGACTACTTTCACAAAGTGGTCGATTGCCAATGGGCCTGTCCTGCGCACACACCGGTTCCCGAATACATCCGACTGATCGCGCAAGGCCGCTACAGCGACGCCTACATGATCAATTGGAAGTCGAACGTGTTTCCCGGAATCCTGGGACGCACCTGCGATCGTCCGTGCGAGCCGGCGTGCCGCCGCGGACGCGTCGAGGAGACGCCGGTCGCGATCTGCCGCCTCAAGCGCGTCGCCGCTGATTTCAAGGACGACATCACGCAGCGCCTGCCGCGCCCTTCCGCGAAGAACGGCAAGCGCGTCGCCTTCGTCGGCGGTGGCCCGGCCTCGCTGACGGTGGCGCGCGATCTCGCGCCGCTCGGCTATCACTGCACGGTGTTCGACGGCGACCCCGAAGCCGGCGGCATGATGCGGACGCAGATCCCGAAATTCCGCCTGCCTAACTCCGTCATCGACGAGGAGACCGGCTACATCCTGGGTCTCGGCGTCGACTTCAAGGGCGGTCACCGCATCGAGAGCATGAAGGCGCTGCTCGCGGAGAAGTATGACGCGATCTTCGTTGGCTCCGGCGCGCCGCGCGGACGCGAGCTCGACATTCCGGGCCGGAAAGAGGCGGCCGGCAACATCCACATCGGCATCGACTGGCTGTCGTCAGTGTCGTTCGGCCACACCGACAAGATCGGCAAGCGCGTCATCGTGCTCGGCGGCGGCAACACCGCGATGGATTGCTGCCGCACCGCGCGCAGGCTCGGCGGCGAAGACGTCAAGGTGATCGTGCGCTCCGGCTTCGAGGAGATGAAGGCCTCGCCGTGGGAGAAGGAAGACGCGCTCCACGAGGATATTCCGATCCTCAACTTCCTCGTCCCCGTTGCCTTCGTTCACGACAATGGCAAGCTCACCGGCATCACCTTCCAGAAAGTGAAGGCCGAATACGATGCCAAGGGCAAGCGTAACCTCGTGCCGTCGGGCGAGCCGGACCAGACCATCGCATGCGACGACGTGCTGGTCGCGGTCGGCCAGGAGAACGCCTTCCCCTGGATCGAGCGCGACTGCGGCATCGAGTTCGACAAGTGGAATATGCCGAAGGTCGACCCGAAGACCTTCGTCTCGACCAATCCGAAGGTGTTCTTCGGCGGCGACGCCGCGTTCGGCCCCAAAAATATCATCTGGGCGGTGGCGCAAGGCCATGACGCCGCGCTGTCGATCCATAAGCTGCTCTCGGGAGAGGACATCACCGAGCGGCCGCTGCCGGAGGTGCAAATCTCCTCGCAGAAGATGGGCATCCATGAATGGAGCTATGACAACGACATCTCCAACGACAAGCGCTTCAAGGTGCCGCATCGCGACAAGGTGATCGCGCTGAAGGACATCCGCACCGAGGTCGAGCTCGGCTACGACGTCAAGCTCGCGCTCGGGGAGGCCGAGCGCTGCCTGAACTGCGACGTCCAGACCGTGTTCTCGACCTCGCTCTGCATCGAGTGCGACGCCTGCGTCGACATCTGCCCGATGGACTGCATCACCTTCACCAACAACGGTGAAGAAGCCGATCTGCGCCAGCGGCTGAAGGCGCCGTCGCTGCATCCGGACCAGGACCTTTACGTCTCCAGTGACCTCAAGACCGGGCGCGTCATGGTCAAGGACGAGGATGTCTGCCTGCATTGCGGGCTGTGCGCCGAGCGTTGTCCCACCGGAGCCTGGGACATGCAGAAATATCTCATCGAAATGACTCACGCAGGTTCGACATGTCCGACAAAAAGCCGCTCAGCAGCGTAA
- a CDS encoding STM3941 family protein — MSVSQNLPHVTIGYSRGRLLMIFGACLLLTLLCAGLAFTWQEGKGVTTFELAACYIGAVFFGLATCRMLWRLATARAPVVFINRVGIRDTRLADETIAWSAVRKIQIWDQRAQKCVVLKVDPLVAKRFAGGFLTRALMSKALGADGVVVNAGGLTMDVGTLLEICKQYWGAGRPAHSDDAVPEPEPEAEPVPVG, encoded by the coding sequence ATGTCCGTAAGTCAGAACTTGCCCCACGTCACGATCGGCTATTCCCGGGGACGGCTGCTGATGATCTTCGGCGCCTGCCTGCTGCTGACGCTGCTCTGTGCCGGGCTCGCCTTCACCTGGCAGGAAGGCAAGGGCGTCACCACGTTCGAGCTCGCCGCCTGCTATATCGGCGCGGTGTTTTTCGGCCTTGCCACCTGCAGGATGCTCTGGAGGCTGGCCACCGCCAGGGCGCCGGTGGTCTTCATCAACCGTGTCGGCATTCGCGACACCAGACTCGCCGACGAGACCATCGCCTGGAGCGCCGTGCGGAAGATACAGATCTGGGACCAGCGCGCGCAGAAGTGCGTCGTGCTCAAGGTCGATCCGCTTGTCGCCAAGCGATTTGCCGGAGGATTTCTGACGCGCGCATTGATGAGCAAGGCGCTCGGCGCCGATGGCGTGGTCGTCAATGCCGGCGGCCTGACCATGGACGTCGGAACATTGCTCGAGATCTGCAAGCAATATTGGGGCGCCGGACGACCTGCCCATTCTGACGACGCCGTACCGGAGCCCGAGCCCGAGGCCGAGCCGGTGCCTGTCGGCTAA
- a CDS encoding 2-oxoacid:acceptor oxidoreductase subunit alpha gives MSDKKPLSSVNDFVVRFANVNGSGSASANEMFARAILRHGVPVSPRNIFPSNIQGLPTWYEVRVTEDGHLGARGGVDMMVAMNPQTWDKDVAGIEPGGYLFYDSTKPMPSTKFRDDITVIGVPLTAITNSTYTDPRQRQLFKNIIYLGALSALLDMDPKLIEQLIGEQYKGKEKLLSSNVHALHLGRDWALQNLKCPIGLRVKKSDKVGDRIFIEGNSAAALGAVYGGATVCAWYPITPSSSVAEAFTAHCKKYRHDPETGKAKYAIVQGEDELASIGIVIGASWNGARAFTATSGPGISLMTEFIGLSYFAEIPAVIMNIQRAGPSTGMPTRTQQCDIIACAYASHGDTKHVLLFPEDPAEAFEFAAAAFDLAERLQTTIFLMLDLDIGMNHRLCRPLKWDDSKQYDRGKVMTAEMLEQGRDFGRYLDVDGDGIPYRTYPGTHPTKGSYFTRGTSRDRYARYSEEGSVYADNMQRLVRKFETAQDLVPRPLQANAERPTKYGVIYFGSTSPAMDEAIGLLEARGHQLDRLRIRAFPFHSSVASFLAEHDFVYVVEQNRDSQLRQLIVNENGIDPVRLVPIVHYDGTPITARFIAKAIGDHQDHLKVTPLRKAVS, from the coding sequence ATGTCCGACAAAAAGCCGCTCAGCAGCGTAAACGACTTCGTCGTCCGTTTCGCCAACGTCAACGGCTCGGGCTCGGCCAGTGCCAACGAGATGTTCGCGCGCGCGATCCTGCGCCATGGCGTACCGGTGAGCCCCCGCAACATCTTCCCCTCCAACATCCAGGGCCTGCCGACCTGGTACGAGGTGCGGGTGACGGAAGACGGCCATCTCGGCGCCCGCGGCGGCGTCGACATGATGGTGGCGATGAACCCGCAGACCTGGGACAAGGACGTCGCCGGCATCGAGCCCGGCGGCTATCTGTTCTACGATTCCACCAAGCCGATGCCGTCGACCAAATTCCGCGACGACATCACCGTGATTGGCGTACCCCTCACCGCGATCACCAACTCGACCTACACCGATCCGCGCCAGCGCCAGCTGTTCAAGAACATCATCTATTTGGGCGCGCTCTCGGCGCTGCTGGACATGGACCCGAAGCTGATCGAGCAGCTGATCGGCGAGCAGTACAAGGGCAAGGAGAAGCTCTTGTCCTCCAACGTTCACGCGCTGCATCTCGGCCGCGACTGGGCGCTGCAGAATTTGAAATGCCCGATCGGGCTGCGGGTGAAGAAGTCCGACAAGGTCGGCGACCGCATCTTCATCGAGGGCAACAGCGCGGCTGCGCTCGGCGCCGTCTATGGCGGCGCCACGGTGTGCGCCTGGTATCCGATCACGCCGTCATCGTCGGTGGCGGAGGCTTTCACCGCCCATTGCAAGAAGTACCGGCACGACCCCGAGACCGGCAAGGCGAAATACGCGATCGTGCAAGGCGAGGACGAACTGGCTTCCATCGGCATCGTCATTGGCGCCTCCTGGAACGGCGCGCGCGCGTTCACCGCCACCTCCGGCCCCGGCATCTCGCTGATGACCGAGTTCATCGGCCTGTCGTACTTCGCCGAGATCCCGGCGGTGATCATGAACATCCAGCGCGCCGGCCCCTCCACGGGCATGCCGACCCGGACCCAGCAATGCGACATCATCGCCTGCGCCTATGCCTCGCACGGCGACACCAAGCATGTGCTGCTGTTCCCGGAGGATCCGGCTGAAGCCTTCGAGTTCGCGGCAGCGGCTTTCGATCTGGCCGAGCGGTTGCAGACCACGATCTTCCTGATGCTCGACCTCGACATCGGCATGAACCACCGGCTCTGCCGTCCGCTGAAATGGGACGATTCCAAGCAGTATGACCGCGGCAAGGTGATGACCGCGGAGATGCTGGAACAGGGCCGCGACTTCGGCCGCTATCTCGACGTCGATGGCGACGGCATCCCCTACCGCACCTATCCCGGCACGCATCCGACCAAGGGCTCCTATTTCACCCGCGGCACGTCGCGTGATCGCTACGCGCGCTACTCCGAGGAAGGCTCGGTCTATGCCGACAACATGCAGCGTCTCGTCCGCAAGTTCGAGACTGCGCAGGATCTGGTGCCACGGCCGCTGCAGGCTAACGCGGAACGGCCGACCAAATATGGCGTGATCTATTTCGGCTCGACCTCGCCGGCGATGGACGAGGCGATCGGATTGCTGGAGGCGCGCGGACATCAACTCGACCGCCTGCGCATCCGCGCCTTCCCGTTCCATTCGAGCGTGGCGAGCTTCCTCGCCGAGCACGACTTCGTCTACGTGGTCGAGCAGAACCGCGACAGCCAGCTGCGCCAGCTCATCGTCAACGAGAACGGCATCGACCCCGTGCGCCTCGTGCCGATAGTGCATTACGACGGCACCCCGATCACCGCCCGCTTCATCGCAAAAGCCATTGGCGACCACCAGGATCACCTCAAGGTGACCCCGCTCCGCAAGGCCGTGTCATGA
- a CDS encoding 2-oxoacid:ferredoxin oxidoreductase subunit beta, with amino-acid sequence MTYIAKPKFHHPGLKKNELGYTHRDYEGKISTLCAGCGHDSITASIIEACYELSIEPHRVAKISGIGCSSKTPDYFLGNSHGFNTVHGRMPSVLTGANLANRDLIYLGVSGDGDSASIGFGQFAHSIRRGVNMTYIVENNGVYGLTKGQFSATADRGSKSKKGVTNTDNAIDLVAIALQLGATFVARSFSGDKTQLVPLIAAAIGHKGASFIDVISPCIAFNNHAGSTKSFDYVREHNDAVNRLDVLVGRDPIAVDYAPGTVQVVEQHDGSKIALRKIDADYDPHDRLGAQAFLAKHAAKGQIVTGLLYVDPDADDLHAHLNTVETPLNTLEADTLCPGSAALDKLNASLR; translated from the coding sequence ATGACCTATATCGCCAAGCCGAAATTCCATCATCCGGGCCTCAAGAAGAACGAGCTCGGCTACACCCACCGCGACTACGAGGGCAAGATCTCGACGCTGTGCGCCGGCTGCGGCCACGATTCGATCACGGCCTCGATCATCGAGGCCTGCTACGAGCTGTCGATCGAGCCGCACCGGGTGGCGAAGATCTCCGGCATCGGCTGCTCGTCGAAGACGCCGGACTACTTCCTCGGCAACTCGCACGGCTTCAACACCGTCCACGGCCGCATGCCAAGCGTGCTGACCGGCGCCAACCTCGCCAACCGCGACTTGATCTATCTCGGCGTTTCCGGCGACGGCGATTCCGCCTCGATCGGCTTCGGCCAGTTCGCGCATTCGATCCGGCGCGGCGTCAACATGACCTATATCGTCGAGAACAACGGCGTCTACGGCCTGACCAAGGGCCAATTCTCGGCGACTGCCGACCGCGGCTCGAAGTCCAAGAAGGGCGTCACCAACACCGACAACGCCATCGACCTCGTCGCGATCGCCCTGCAGCTGGGTGCGACCTTCGTGGCGCGCTCGTTCTCCGGCGACAAGACCCAGCTGGTGCCGCTGATCGCAGCCGCGATCGGCCACAAGGGCGCGTCCTTCATCGACGTCATCAGCCCCTGCATCGCCTTCAACAACCACGCCGGTTCGACCAAGAGTTTCGATTATGTCCGCGAGCACAACGATGCTGTGAACCGGCTCGATGTGCTGGTCGGCCGCGATCCGATCGCGGTCGACTATGCGCCGGGCACGGTGCAGGTGGTCGAGCAGCATGACGGCAGCAAGATCGCGCTGCGCAAGATCGACGCCGACTACGATCCGCACGATCGGCTGGGGGCCCAGGCCTTCCTCGCAAAACATGCAGCGAAAGGCCAGATCGTCACCGGCCTGCTCTACGTCGATCCCGACGCGGACGATCTGCACGCCCATCTTAACACGGTCGAGACGCCGCTCAACACGCTGGAAGCGGACACGCTATGCCCGGGCTCGGCGGCGCTGGACAAGCTCAACGCCAGCCTGCGCTGA
- a CDS encoding SUMF1/EgtB/PvdO family nonheme iron enzyme, with the protein MGEIRNFKSGNQDEPPPHGVMPRRLAAIIVGDIASYSRLMQVDEEGTHVRVKRIERDLIQPSIVEHHGSLVKTTGDGFIAIFDSPVEAVRCSIVIQQNLVGRNASLPKDTRIEYRIGVNLGDVIVEPDDVYGDGVNIASRIEGIAEPGQVYISGAIYEQIKHKVVCGYESLGDRKVKNITDPVRVYRVLPDADAVGKTRGRRENVLLVLLSITVMMIAAGVLWYLLAQPGRVGQQAAAPAVSPVASPSPEPSPREAAVQTPQPSPSLASSPPPAPVSSPSATPLREPELIAIRGGSFAMGSNDDPTERPVHQVTVKPFSIGKYPVTVQEWNECAAAKECGFAAIGNDDAPVTNVSWTDAQQYVAYLAKATKRAYRLPSEAEWEYAARGGTSTKYWWGDKLQPGMAGCKDCGAAASEQPVKVGSFKPNPFGLHDMGGGVDQWVEDCWHKTYQGAPTDGSAWSGGDCSSHVLRSGSWKNDSRYVRPSNRDGYDTNVRYPTHGFRVALSP; encoded by the coding sequence ATGGGCGAAATTCGCAACTTCAAATCTGGAAATCAGGACGAGCCGCCGCCGCATGGCGTGATGCCGCGTCGTCTCGCAGCCATTATTGTCGGCGATATCGCGTCCTACAGCCGCTTGATGCAGGTCGATGAGGAAGGCACGCATGTCCGCGTCAAGCGGATCGAGCGGGATCTCATCCAACCCAGCATCGTCGAACACCACGGAAGTCTGGTGAAGACGACGGGCGACGGCTTCATTGCCATTTTCGACAGCCCTGTCGAGGCTGTTCGATGCAGCATCGTCATCCAGCAAAATCTTGTCGGCCGCAATGCCTCGCTTCCGAAGGATACTCGGATCGAATACCGGATTGGCGTCAATCTCGGTGATGTCATCGTCGAACCGGACGATGTCTACGGCGATGGCGTCAACATCGCCTCACGCATCGAGGGCATCGCCGAGCCCGGTCAGGTCTACATCTCGGGCGCGATCTACGAACAGATCAAGCACAAGGTGGTGTGCGGTTATGAATCGCTCGGGGATCGCAAGGTCAAGAACATCACCGATCCCGTCCGTGTCTATCGCGTCCTGCCCGACGCGGATGCGGTCGGCAAGACGCGCGGCCGTCGCGAGAACGTTCTGCTCGTTCTCCTAAGTATCACCGTGATGATGATTGCCGCGGGCGTGCTCTGGTATTTGCTCGCGCAGCCGGGCAGGGTCGGCCAGCAGGCCGCTGCGCCAGCCGTGTCTCCGGTCGCGTCCCCGAGCCCGGAGCCTTCGCCGCGCGAAGCGGCCGTGCAGACGCCGCAGCCATCGCCCTCGCTTGCCTCGTCACCTCCGCCTGCACCGGTGTCCAGTCCCTCGGCAACGCCGCTCCGTGAACCCGAATTGATCGCCATCCGCGGCGGCAGCTTCGCGATGGGAAGCAATGACGATCCGACCGAACGGCCGGTTCACCAGGTCACGGTCAAGCCGTTCTCGATCGGCAAATATCCGGTGACGGTGCAGGAGTGGAACGAGTGCGCGGCTGCAAAAGAGTGCGGCTTCGCGGCCATCGGCAACGATGACGCGCCGGTCACCAATGTCAGCTGGACCGACGCTCAGCAATATGTCGCCTATCTCGCGAAGGCGACGAAGAGAGCTTACCGGCTCCCCAGCGAGGCCGAATGGGAATATGCCGCGCGCGGTGGAACGTCGACCAAATATTGGTGGGGCGACAAGCTCCAGCCGGGCATGGCCGGGTGCAAGGACTGCGGCGCTGCCGCGTCCGAGCAGCCGGTAAAAGTGGGAAGCTTCAAGCCCAATCCGTTTGGCCTCCACGACATGGGCGGCGGCGTCGATCAATGGGTCGAGGACTGCTGGCACAAGACCTATCAGGGGGCGCCCACTGACGGCTCGGCGTGGAGTGGCGGCGATTGCAGCTCGCACGTGCTGCGCTCGGGCTCTTGGAAAAACGATTCGAGATATGTGCGACCGTCCAACCGCGACGGCTACGATACCAATGTTCGCTACCCGACGCATGGGTTTCGTGTCGCGCTCAGTCCCTGA
- a CDS encoding DsrE family protein has translation MNRRNILWSALSAFGTAFGVSRAQAATEAGAGSKLRVVYHLSDAEKVNFVLGNIQNHIDGVGGPEHVTIALVIHGPALKAFHSAQANPDISKRVGDFSRDGVELAACGNTMKAQNVTLTDLLPGFVSAEQGGVVRLAELQSQGYLYLRP, from the coding sequence ATGAACCGCCGGAACATCCTGTGGAGCGCCTTGTCTGCCTTCGGCACGGCGTTCGGCGTCTCGCGTGCCCAGGCCGCAACGGAAGCCGGCGCGGGCAGCAAGCTCAGAGTGGTCTATCACCTCAGCGACGCCGAGAAGGTCAATTTCGTGCTCGGCAACATCCAGAACCACATCGACGGCGTCGGCGGACCCGAGCATGTGACGATCGCGCTGGTGATCCATGGGCCGGCGCTGAAGGCGTTTCACTCGGCACAGGCCAACCCCGATATCAGCAAGCGCGTCGGCGATTTCTCCAGGGACGGCGTCGAGCTCGCCGCCTGCGGCAACACGATGAAGGCGCAGAATGTCACGCTGACGGATCTGCTGCCCGGCTTCGTCAGCGCGGAGCAAGGCGGCGTGGTCCGTTTGGCCGAGCTGCAGTCGCAGGGCTATCTGTATCTGCGGCCGTAG
- a CDS encoding DUF4399 domain-containing protein, translating to MQILRCVALSAALALLPGVAHPQGKTAPKDAKLYFITPYDGQKVRGGFLVRFGLRNMGVTHAGDDYQNAGHHHLLIDVNDPIDPKEPIPQDKSHLHFGAGQTETLLELPPGTHTLQLVLGDAKHYPFEPPVVSDKITVRVRQPSQRGR from the coding sequence ATGCAGATCCTTCGCTGCGTTGCGCTCTCGGCGGCGCTTGCATTGCTCCCGGGCGTCGCCCATCCGCAGGGCAAGACGGCGCCAAAGGACGCAAAGCTCTATTTCATCACCCCGTATGATGGGCAGAAAGTGCGCGGCGGATTCCTGGTCCGGTTCGGCTTGCGCAACATGGGCGTGACCCATGCCGGCGACGATTACCAGAATGCCGGCCACCATCATCTGCTGATCGATGTCAACGACCCGATCGATCCGAAGGAGCCGATCCCGCAGGACAAGTCGCATCTGCATTTCGGGGCAGGGCAGACCGAAACGCTGCTCGAGCTTCCGCCCGGGACCCACACCCTTCAACTGGTGCTGGGCGACGCCAAGCACTATCCGTTCGAACCGCCTGTCGTGTCGGACAAGATCACCGTGCGCGTCAGGCAGCCGTCTCAGCGGGGCAGATGA
- a CDS encoding DUF4286 family protein: MPLAGKGMLLTSMNIDKANEPDFNRWYDREHLEERVAIEGFLEARRYVAHAADPKYLSLYSTATLDVLDSPAYRTRLANQTEWSRRTMAHFKNMLRVVARITISKGSGRGAALGLVRLRPTADNAGAWRDALQEKLAPETHEGIISMHLLESEPELSGATADIPATRNEGARDWFVLIDGTHVGAVSAVIAERFTGPAAAPFPLPISVGTYSLMWDLAKSDIAHR, encoded by the coding sequence ATGCCGCTCGCCGGGAAAGGCATGCTGCTGACGTCGATGAACATCGACAAAGCGAATGAGCCCGATTTCAACCGCTGGTACGATCGCGAGCATCTGGAAGAGCGCGTGGCGATCGAGGGTTTTCTGGAGGCGCGGCGCTATGTCGCGCACGCCGCCGATCCCAAATATCTCTCGCTGTATTCGACCGCGACGCTCGACGTGCTCGACAGTCCCGCCTATCGGACGCGGCTCGCCAATCAGACCGAATGGTCGCGGCGAACCATGGCGCATTTCAAGAACATGCTGCGCGTCGTCGCGCGCATCACCATCAGCAAGGGCAGCGGTCGCGGCGCCGCGCTCGGCCTGGTGCGGCTGCGGCCGACAGCGGACAATGCAGGCGCATGGCGTGATGCACTGCAAGAAAAGCTGGCGCCCGAGACGCACGAGGGCATCATCTCGATGCATCTGCTCGAGAGCGAGCCGGAATTATCCGGCGCAACGGCGGATATTCCGGCAACGCGCAACGAAGGCGCACGCGACTGGTTCGTGCTGATCGACGGCACGCATGTCGGCGCCGTCTCTGCCGTGATCGCCGAACGCTTCACCGGCCCGGCTGCAGCGCCCTTTCCGCTTCCCATCTCCGTCGGCACCTACAGCCTGATGTGGGACCTGGCGAAGAGCGACATCGCGCACAGGTGA
- a CDS encoding ArsR/SmtB family transcription factor: MPAAPDLLFRTLADPTRRAIFERLCREGEQTVGALTARSGVSQPAVSKHLGALKQAGLVRDRHEGRQTHYSAQPGALNPLIDWTSQMAGFWQNRLDALDDLLKRMDQ, translated from the coding sequence ATGCCCGCCGCTCCCGACCTTCTGTTCCGGACGCTCGCCGACCCAACCCGGCGGGCGATCTTCGAGCGGCTGTGCCGCGAGGGGGAGCAGACGGTCGGGGCGCTGACGGCGCGATCGGGCGTTTCCCAGCCGGCGGTGTCGAAGCATCTTGGCGCGCTGAAGCAGGCCGGTCTCGTCCGCGACCGCCACGAGGGACGGCAAACCCACTACAGCGCGCAGCCCGGTGCGCTCAATCCGCTGATCGACTGGACCAGCCAGATGGCCGGGTTCTGGCAGAACCGGCTCGATGCGCTCGACGATCTCCTGAAGAGGATGGACCAATGA